From one Caldanaerovirga acetigignens genomic stretch:
- a CDS encoding SurA N-terminal domain-containing protein, translating to MFKKINLILGTIFLVAIILTTITYANVDKWYSLGQKVALLKNDPNREVIARINGKEITKNDLEIGLLIEQQKYEYQTKKYESITQQAGENVLIPPPQKASPDELLDRFIDNEVLYQEAKSQGLEVSYEEAKKYAEEVRKSINDACAGKIEVADRQEFMEIQNYIKQYIKGLGLSEDEYWNKLIPGYQKFLSIGKLKEKILSSMPEEERRDPAKVHSYFEQYKNNLRKKYNIEILQKSF from the coding sequence ATGTTTAAAAAAATAAATCTTATTTTAGGTACGATTTTTTTGGTAGCTATTATTTTAACTACTATAACTTATGCGAATGTTGATAAGTGGTATTCATTGGGTCAAAAAGTCGCACTTTTAAAAAATGACCCAAATAGGGAAGTAATCGCTAGAATAAATGGTAAAGAAATTACTAAAAACGATCTTGAGATAGGATTATTAATCGAGCAACAAAAATACGAGTATCAGACAAAAAAATATGAAAGCATAACACAGCAGGCTGGTGAGAATGTTTTGATACCTCCTCCCCAAAAAGCAAGTCCGGATGAGTTGCTTGATAGGTTTATAGATAATGAAGTTTTATATCAGGAAGCCAAATCCCAAGGTTTAGAAGTCTCATACGAGGAAGCTAAAAAATATGCGGAAGAAGTAAGAAAATCAATAAATGATGCATGTGCAGGTAAAATCGAAGTTGCCGATCGACAAGAATTTATGGAGATTCAAAACTATATAAAACAATACATCAAAGGCTTAGGGCTTAGTGAGGACGAATACTGGAATAAGCTTATCCCTGGATATCAAAAATTTTTATCTATTGGTAAATTAAAAGAAAAAATATTATCCTCGATGCCAGAAGAAGAAAGAAGAGATCCGGCGAAGGTTCATTCATATTTTGAACAATACAAAAATAATCTAAGGAAAAAATATAATATTGAAATACTTCAAAAGAGTTTCTGA
- a CDS encoding copper amine oxidase N-terminal domain-containing protein, with the protein MIKKLPLYLLIVCVLFVFQPVIKADDINYDDIKLLYVGPYVDYGPFKSSEPKVLENVPRYIFPYVDQRPFIKNGKTYLPLRLIFDILGYHVYWKKDDGSIAIYNEQEKMVLNTSTKKITIGDKVFDIPLLLVNDRYFIPLRDFSKVSGDSIMWDEDTRTVIYVKKGSKFMKPSVTITKVEYDTASNYAEVSCIVKNTSGETIPKTKLVAIGDTVGGRSLTFATDFYRNRDKDIIENELIPLSFLVEKGTYNIIIVGVYDKDSYLKGISFSIGNLP; encoded by the coding sequence ATGATAAAAAAACTTCCCTTATACCTATTAATAGTCTGTGTCCTATTTGTCTTTCAGCCTGTTATAAAAGCGGACGATATAAACTACGATGATATCAAACTGCTTTACGTAGGACCTTACGTGGATTATGGCCCCTTCAAAAGTAGTGAACCAAAAGTATTAGAAAACGTTCCAAGATATATATTTCCTTATGTGGATCAGAGGCCGTTTATAAAAAATGGCAAAACATATTTGCCTTTGAGGTTGATTTTCGATATTCTTGGTTATCATGTTTATTGGAAAAAAGACGACGGGAGCATAGCTATATATAACGAGCAGGAGAAAATGGTTTTAAATACTTCCACAAAAAAAATAACTATAGGCGATAAGGTTTTCGACATCCCGCTGCTTCTCGTGAACGACCGATATTTTATACCACTGAGGGATTTTTCTAAGGTATCAGGAGACAGTATAATGTGGGACGAAGATACAAGGACGGTCATATACGTCAAAAAAGGAAGCAAATTTATGAAACCATCTGTTACCATAACAAAAGTAGAATATGATACGGCAAGCAATTATGCTGAAGTCAGTTGCATAGTTAAAAATACATCGGGTGAAACCATTCCTAAAACTAAATTGGTTGCAATAGGGGATACGGTAGGAGGACGGTCGCTTACTTTTGCGACGGATTTTTACAGAAATAGGGATAAAGACATTATAGAGAACGAATTAATACCTCTTTCCTTTTTAGTAGAAAAAGGGACGTATAACATAATAATAGTAGGTGTTTACGACAAGGATTCATACTTAAAAGGAATAAGTTTTTCTATAGGGAATCTTCCTTAA